A single genomic interval of Pseudomonadales bacterium harbors:
- the bamB gene encoding outer membrane protein assembly factor BamB, with product MQFLQYLQRLRCRSLSVFLLALVAVLYGCSSSRTLEPVELESFDAEGKLKVLWSANIKGDLGEYYHQFRLAQDGQYLYAASKDGYVAKLDKSSGDKAWRVDLDQVLTTAAVVDDMHVYIATESGTLLALDKANGEQQWAAQLRSELISVPVASANAVFAQASNGDIYKFDRRSGEQLWRVDTNIPALSLRGNARPVMMPQLLVVGLANGKLALINPDSGQIFAEPRVAMADGDTEVERMVDVDGAPAFKDGKLYAVSFQGQLVALNMQQGKVEWDKPASSFQDVAFDFDTVYIATADSLLQGYNARNGELKWSQDGLLRRRITAAVPYSSYLVVSDLDGYIHLLSQLDGRFIARKKIHGSGVKSPALVDLVDNTVFFIMANNGSIKAYRYLAD from the coding sequence ATGCAATTTCTGCAATATCTGCAACGCTTGCGATGCCGAAGCCTAAGTGTATTTCTGTTAGCCTTAGTGGCTGTGCTCTATGGCTGTTCCTCGTCAAGAACTCTTGAGCCAGTTGAACTAGAGTCGTTTGATGCTGAAGGTAAGTTAAAGGTTCTCTGGTCGGCCAATATTAAAGGTGACCTAGGTGAATACTATCACCAGTTCCGTCTCGCTCAAGATGGCCAGTATCTGTACGCCGCCAGCAAAGATGGTTATGTGGCAAAGCTTGATAAGAGCAGCGGTGATAAAGCGTGGCGAGTAGACCTTGACCAAGTGCTTACCACCGCGGCAGTGGTTGATGACATGCATGTCTATATCGCGACCGAAAGCGGTACTCTGTTGGCGCTTGATAAGGCCAATGGTGAGCAACAGTGGGCTGCACAGCTTCGATCAGAATTGATCTCAGTGCCGGTTGCCAGCGCGAATGCGGTGTTTGCGCAAGCCAGTAATGGCGATATTTATAAGTTTGATCGACGCAGTGGCGAGCAGCTTTGGCGTGTTGATACTAATATTCCTGCGCTCAGTTTACGTGGCAATGCTAGGCCCGTGATGATGCCGCAACTGCTAGTGGTTGGCTTGGCAAACGGTAAGCTTGCGCTGATTAACCCAGACTCAGGTCAAATATTTGCAGAGCCTCGAGTTGCGATGGCCGACGGCGACACTGAAGTTGAGCGCATGGTCGATGTCGATGGCGCGCCTGCATTTAAAGATGGAAAACTCTACGCGGTCAGTTTTCAGGGTCAGTTAGTCGCACTGAATATGCAGCAAGGTAAAGTGGAATGGGATAAGCCAGCGTCTAGCTTTCAGGATGTAGCGTTTGATTTTGACACCGTATACATTGCCACCGCCGATAGTTTGCTGCAGGGCTATAATGCGCGTAATGGTGAATTAAAGTGGTCACAAGATGGTTTGCTGCGCCGTCGCATCACCGCGGCTGTGCCGTATAGCTCCTATTTGGTAGTCAGTGATTTAGACGGCTATATACATCTGCTGTCACAGTTAGATGGCCGTTTTATTGCGCGTAAAAAAATCCATGGTTCCGGGGTCAAATCACCGGCATTGGTTGATCTTGTTGATAATACTGTCTTTTTCATTATGGCTAACAACGGCAGCATAAAAGCCTACCGTTATCTGGCGGATTAA
- a CDS encoding alpha/beta hydrolase → MSLYHSEYFTANDGLRLHYLHWPQPNTKPKADSCCVLLHGFTNDAHIFDRLAESLQQHMPVFSVDARGHGDSAWDPQMQYTHDQLQDDLAIFLNTIQCQHFHLIGHSLGARVAMLLLQQQPQLKRRCQSFTIIDTGPEVSAIGVNKVRQDAENTPTEFANLQAFHQYLSNIYLLAEPNELQRLAQFGLKTINHVLRPKTDPAFAKALWKPDSHKGNSEDLSYPLNDQLWQALGQIDCPSLILRGQASAILSRKTALKMLDIMPNAELETISRAGHALMVDNPSEFIQAVEDFIFK, encoded by the coding sequence ATGTCGCTTTATCATTCTGAATATTTTACTGCCAATGACGGCCTGCGCCTACATTATCTTCACTGGCCTCAGCCTAACACAAAGCCAAAAGCCGATAGTTGCTGCGTTTTATTGCATGGCTTTACTAACGATGCGCATATTTTTGACCGTCTGGCTGAGTCACTGCAGCAGCATATGCCCGTGTTCTCTGTGGATGCGCGCGGTCATGGCGACTCGGCATGGGATCCCCAGATGCAATATACGCATGATCAGCTGCAGGATGATCTTGCCATTTTTTTAAACACCATTCAGTGTCAGCATTTTCATCTTATCGGCCATTCACTTGGCGCTAGAGTGGCAATGTTATTACTTCAGCAACAGCCACAACTTAAACGTCGCTGCCAGAGCTTTACCATTATCGATACCGGACCAGAAGTCAGTGCAATTGGGGTGAATAAAGTACGACAAGATGCTGAAAATACGCCTACTGAATTTGCCAACCTGCAAGCATTTCACCAATATCTCAGCAATATTTACTTACTGGCAGAGCCAAACGAGCTGCAGCGGCTCGCACAGTTTGGGCTTAAAACCATCAACCATGTGCTGCGGCCAAAAACCGACCCTGCATTTGCAAAGGCTTTATGGAAGCCAGACTCACACAAGGGTAACAGCGAAGACTTAAGCTATCCGCTCAATGATCAGCTTTGGCAAGCGCTTGGCCAGATTGATTGCCCCAGTTTAATCCTGCGCGGCCAGGCATCAGCCATACTGAGTCGTAAAACTGCCTTAAAAATGTTAGATATTATGCCGAATGCTGAACTCGAAACCATCAGTCGAGCAGGCCATGCTTTAATGGTGGATAATCCCTCAGAATTTATTCAGGCGGTAGAGGATTTTATTTTCAAGTAA
- a CDS encoding folate-binding protein YgfZ, protein MQTWPEFLSACQQAANPERFTPKADAVYAVSSLSIIEIRGTDAESFLQGQLSNDVSAVTSTQSSFASHSTAKGRMLSSGRFFRAEPQCFYYLVDQSIAESSLAALKKYSVFSKVELSIRNDLHCLVVSGSAAEACCSLHTSKASYALEQQFQAGEVLASVIALEPLSLLMIAPSSELLAYISQHQLTEHIADETQLSWLNHQQRLAFVSAPLQDQLIAQMLNYQNNSAISFTKGCYTGQEIIARSQYRGKLKRQLYRAKVTANTAIAVGAQLSIASGNERLSSCGVVASSLVCSQQDSNSWQLDCLLVLTEAAAESDTLFLTEQPSTALTLQLIT, encoded by the coding sequence ATGCAAACTTGGCCAGAGTTTTTAAGCGCATGCCAGCAGGCTGCAAATCCTGAGCGATTCACCCCAAAAGCGGATGCTGTGTATGCCGTTAGCAGCTTAAGCATTATTGAAATCCGCGGCACTGACGCCGAGAGCTTTTTACAAGGCCAGCTGAGTAATGATGTTAGCGCTGTGACTAGCACGCAGAGCAGCTTTGCCAGTCACAGCACCGCCAAAGGTCGAATGCTATCATCGGGTCGGTTTTTCCGTGCAGAACCACAATGCTTTTATTATCTTGTCGATCAATCAATTGCTGAGTCGAGCTTAGCGGCATTAAAAAAATACAGCGTGTTTTCAAAAGTTGAGCTATCCATCAGAAACGACTTACACTGTCTGGTCGTTAGTGGCAGTGCGGCAGAAGCTTGTTGCAGTTTGCACACCTCAAAAGCAAGCTATGCGCTTGAGCAACAATTTCAAGCAGGCGAAGTATTGGCAAGTGTTATTGCGCTAGAGCCTTTAAGCCTGCTGATGATTGCCCCATCATCGGAGTTACTAGCTTATATCTCGCAGCATCAGCTAACGGAGCATATTGCTGATGAAACGCAATTAAGCTGGCTTAATCACCAACAACGGCTTGCCTTTGTGTCAGCACCATTACAGGATCAGCTGATTGCACAAATGTTAAATTATCAAAACAACTCTGCTATCAGTTTTACAAAGGGCTGTTATACCGGACAAGAAATTATTGCGCGTAGTCAATATCGCGGCAAGTTAAAGCGCCAGCTATACCGCGCAAAAGTAACTGCAAACACAGCAATCGCTGTTGGCGCACAACTTTCAATTGCCAGTGGCAATGAACGACTTAGCAGCTGCGGTGTTGTCGCTTCAAGCTTGGTATGCAGCCAGCAAGACAGCAACAGCTGGCAGCTTGATTGCCTCTTAGTCCTTACTGAGGCTGCCGCAGAGAGCGACACGCTGTTTTTAACAGAGCAGCCAAGCACCGCGCTTACATTACAGCTTATCACTTAA
- the ung gene encoding uracil-DNA glycosylase — protein sequence MATIQLPDCWLDALSDQFEQTYMLQLKQFLRQQKQQGRTIYPPGKHIFAAFQQTPVASLKLVILGQDPYHGDAQAHGLSFSVPEGQAIPPSLVNIYKEIQSDVYQGRAAMPTSGNLQAWAEQGVLLLNSVLTVEAHQAASHQGQGWEQFTDAVIDWINQHTEHLVFMLWGAYAQKKGQRIDRAKHLVLTAPHPSPLSAYRGFFGCAHFSQANDYLVQHGKTPVNWFAHSS from the coding sequence ATGGCAACAATTCAATTGCCTGATTGTTGGTTAGACGCCTTATCGGATCAATTTGAGCAAACCTATATGCTGCAGTTAAAGCAGTTTCTCAGGCAGCAGAAGCAACAAGGTCGAACCATTTATCCGCCCGGTAAACATATTTTCGCAGCGTTTCAACAAACGCCGGTGGCGTCACTAAAGCTGGTGATTTTAGGTCAAGATCCTTACCACGGCGATGCACAGGCCCATGGCCTAAGTTTTTCGGTGCCTGAGGGCCAGGCAATTCCGCCTTCATTAGTGAATATTTATAAAGAGATTCAGTCTGATGTCTATCAGGGTAGAGCAGCGATGCCGACTTCTGGTAACTTACAAGCCTGGGCTGAGCAGGGGGTGCTGTTATTGAATAGTGTGCTAACAGTTGAGGCACATCAAGCAGCGTCTCATCAGGGCCAGGGCTGGGAGCAATTTACCGATGCGGTGATCGATTGGATTAATCAGCACACCGAACATCTTGTGTTTATGTTATGGGGTGCCTATGCACAGAAGAAAGGTCAGCGCATTGATCGAGCGAAGCATTTGGTGCTAACAGCGCCTCACCCGTCTCCACTGTCAGCCTACCGAGGGTTTTTTGGTTGTGCTCACTTTTCTCAAGCCAATGATTATTTAGTCCAGCATGGCAAGACGCCAGTGAATTGGTTTGCTCATAGTTCGTAG
- the der gene encoding ribosome biogenesis GTPase Der has translation MLPVIALVGRPNVGKSTLFNRITKTRDAIVANFSGLTRDRKYGEASHNDIPFMLIDTAGVVGDEQGVDKVMADQSMQAVDEADVVLLMVDGRAGLLPDDQWIIAQLRQRDKPFHLVVNKVDGVDINLVLSDFYSIGADKIFPITATHGKGVRQLLDFAITQLPEQPATAEDIAFAERANQGIKMAVVGRPNVGKSTLVNRMIGEERVVVYDLPGTTRDSIYIPYTREDKQYTLIDTAGVRRRKNVKQTVEKFSIVKTLQAIDDANVVILLIDAHEDLVEQDLHLLGLCIEAGRGLVIAINKWDGLDKDQKNHIRKELDRRLQFIDYAQVHFISALHGTGVGDLYRSIRKAYKSATASLSTRQLTTILEAAVEIHQPPMVAGRRIKLRYAHAGGSNPPIIVIHGNQTEKLPDAYKRYLEKTYRRELKLWGTPLRMEFRTSENPYADKPSKRKPQARQERQSGTERVQARQQKKRERLSAHKKKSNKRK, from the coding sequence ATGTTACCGGTTATTGCACTTGTGGGTCGGCCTAATGTCGGTAAATCTACCTTGTTTAATCGCATTACGAAAACGCGTGATGCGATTGTCGCCAATTTTTCTGGCTTAACTCGCGACCGAAAGTATGGAGAGGCAAGTCATAACGATATCCCCTTCATGCTGATCGACACCGCTGGTGTAGTAGGCGATGAACAAGGCGTTGATAAGGTCATGGCGGATCAATCCATGCAGGCGGTTGATGAGGCTGATGTCGTATTATTAATGGTTGACGGTAGAGCTGGACTGCTGCCTGACGATCAATGGATTATTGCCCAGCTGCGTCAGCGCGATAAGCCGTTTCATTTGGTCGTGAATAAAGTTGATGGGGTTGATATTAATCTTGTGCTATCAGATTTTTACTCGATTGGTGCAGACAAAATTTTCCCCATCACTGCTACACATGGAAAAGGCGTTAGGCAATTACTGGACTTTGCGATTACTCAACTGCCAGAACAGCCCGCAACGGCAGAAGATATTGCATTTGCCGAACGTGCTAATCAAGGCATAAAAATGGCGGTAGTAGGCCGGCCAAATGTTGGCAAATCAACCTTGGTTAATCGCATGATTGGCGAAGAACGCGTGGTTGTTTATGATTTGCCGGGTACAACGCGCGACAGTATATACATTCCCTATACACGTGAAGATAAGCAATATACTTTAATCGATACCGCAGGCGTTAGGCGCCGAAAAAATGTTAAGCAAACGGTAGAAAAATTTTCTATTGTAAAAACATTGCAGGCTATTGATGATGCTAACGTAGTTATTTTACTGATTGATGCGCACGAAGATTTAGTCGAGCAAGACCTGCATTTATTAGGCTTATGCATTGAGGCCGGACGTGGCCTAGTGATAGCGATTAATAAGTGGGATGGGCTGGATAAAGATCAAAAAAATCATATCCGAAAAGAGCTTGATCGCCGACTTCAATTTATTGACTATGCTCAGGTACATTTTATTTCTGCGCTACACGGTACCGGTGTCGGTGACCTGTATCGCTCTATTCGAAAAGCCTATAAGTCAGCAACAGCATCTTTATCAACCCGCCAGTTGACGACTATTTTAGAAGCTGCAGTAGAAATTCATCAGCCGCCAATGGTCGCTGGACGGCGCATTAAATTACGCTATGCACACGCAGGCGGCTCGAACCCACCGATTATTGTGATTCATGGTAACCAAACCGAAAAATTACCTGATGCCTATAAGCGTTATCTAGAAAAAACCTATCGGCGTGAGCTGAAACTTTGGGGAACGCCATTACGCATGGAGTTTCGTACCAGCGAAAACCCCTATGCTGACAAGCCAAGCAAGCGAAAGCCGCAGGCAAGGCAAGAGCGCCAATCTGGAACAGAGCGGGTACAGGCGAGACAGCAAAAAAAGCGTGAGCGTTTAAGTGCGCATAAGAAAAAATCAAATAAGCGTAAATAA